A stretch of the Rosa rugosa chromosome 5, drRosRugo1.1, whole genome shotgun sequence genome encodes the following:
- the LOC133711984 gene encoding beta-amyrin synthase-like isoform X1, whose amino-acid sequence MFSTALSYICMRILGEGPDDGGQDNACPRARKWILDHDGVTHMPSWGKTWLSILGLFDWSGSNPMPPEFWILPSFLPMHPAALIDNLINWRCFCKLVQILLALEML is encoded by the exons ATGTTCAGCACAGCTCTCAGCTATATTTGTATGCGTATTCTCGGAGAAGGACCTGATGATGGGGGCCAAGACAATGCTTGTCCAAGAGCTAGAAAGTGGATTCTTGATCATGATGGTGTCACACACATGCCCTCTTGGGGAAAGACTTGGCTTTCG ATACTTGGTTTGTTTGATTGGTCTGGAAGCAACCCTATGCCCCCAGAGTTTTGGATTCTTCCTTCATTTCTTCCTATGCATCCAG CAGCTCTGATTGATAACTTGATAAATTGGAGGTGTTTTTGTAAACTGGTCCAAATACTTTTAGCCTTGGAGATGCTTTAG
- the LOC133711984 gene encoding beta-amyrin synthase-like isoform X2 has protein sequence MFSTALSYICMRILGEGPDDGGQDNACPRARKWILDHDGVTHMPSWGKTWLSILGLFDWSGSNPMPPEFWILPSFLPMHPALIDNLINWRCFCKLVQILLALEML, from the exons ATGTTCAGCACAGCTCTCAGCTATATTTGTATGCGTATTCTCGGAGAAGGACCTGATGATGGGGGCCAAGACAATGCTTGTCCAAGAGCTAGAAAGTGGATTCTTGATCATGATGGTGTCACACACATGCCCTCTTGGGGAAAGACTTGGCTTTCG ATACTTGGTTTGTTTGATTGGTCTGGAAGCAACCCTATGCCCCCAGAGTTTTGGATTCTTCCTTCATTTCTTCCTATGCATCCAG CTCTGATTGATAACTTGATAAATTGGAGGTGTTTTTGTAAACTGGTCCAAATACTTTTAGCCTTGGAGATGCTTTAG
- the LOC133711984 gene encoding beta-amyrin synthase-like isoform X3, with product MFSTALSYICMRILGEGPDDGGQDNACPRARKWILDHDGVTHMPSWGKTWLSILGLFDWSGSNPMPPEFWILPSFLPMHPDQQL from the exons ATGTTCAGCACAGCTCTCAGCTATATTTGTATGCGTATTCTCGGAGAAGGACCTGATGATGGGGGCCAAGACAATGCTTGTCCAAGAGCTAGAAAGTGGATTCTTGATCATGATGGTGTCACACACATGCCCTCTTGGGGAAAGACTTGGCTTTCG ATACTTGGTTTGTTTGATTGGTCTGGAAGCAACCCTATGCCCCCAGAGTTTTGGATTCTTCCTTCATTTCTTCCTATGCATCCAG ACCAGCAGCTCTGA
- the LOC133711984 gene encoding beta-amyrin synthase-like isoform X4, protein MFSTALSYICMRILGEGPDDGGQDNACPRARKWILDHDGVTHMPSWGKTWLSILGLFDWSGSNPMPPEFWILPSFLPMHPVV, encoded by the exons ATGTTCAGCACAGCTCTCAGCTATATTTGTATGCGTATTCTCGGAGAAGGACCTGATGATGGGGGCCAAGACAATGCTTGTCCAAGAGCTAGAAAGTGGATTCTTGATCATGATGGTGTCACACACATGCCCTCTTGGGGAAAGACTTGGCTTTCG ATACTTGGTTTGTTTGATTGGTCTGGAAGCAACCCTATGCCCCCAGAGTTTTGGATTCTTCCTTCATTTCTTCCTATGCATCCAG TTGTGTAG
- the LOC133710014 gene encoding phloretin 4'-O-glucosyltransferase-like produces MSQHRFIMVTFPTQGHINPSLQLAKRLIHITGAHVTIVTSLSAHLRIGNSISTPSGLTFAPFSDGYDQGLRFSDITQDFMSELKRRGKQAIKDLVESSASEGHPYTCILCTLLLPWVAELARELHLPTALLWIQPATVFDIYYYYFNGYKDLINVNTAANSDPSYAVEIPGLPLALKSRDLPSFIVATNPYRGALPLFEEQFEKLGQESRPIILVNTFDALEPEALKAIDKYNLIGIGPLMPSAFLDGKDPSDKSFGGDLFQKSKDSAYLEWLNSKPDDSVVYVAFGSVAVLSKIQMEEIAKGLLNFGRPFLWVIRENEKSGEGKEEKEDEELSCREELEELGMIVPWCSQVEVLSNPSLGCFVTHCGWNSSLESLVSGVPVVAFPLWTDQGTNAKLIEDMWKTGVRVALNAEGVVVGEELKRCLDLVMRSEELRSNAKKWKELAREAVSEGGSSDNNLKAFLDDIGGGCYLA; encoded by the coding sequence ATGTCGCAACACCGCTTCATTATGGTAACATTTCCCACTCAAGGCCACATCAATCCTTCCCTCCAACTCGCCAAGCGTCTTATTCACATCACCGGTGCACATGTAACGATTGTCACGTCCCTCTCCGCCCACCTCCGCATTGGCAATAGCATAAGTACTCCTAGTGGCTTGACCTTCGCCCCCTTTTCCGATGGATACGACCAAGGGCTTAGGTTTTCGGACATAACTCAGGACTTCATGTCCGAGTTAAAGCGTCGCGGCAAGCAAGCGATCAAGGATCTTGTAGAGTCTAGTGCAAGCGAGGGCCACCCTTACACTTGCATATTGTGCACCttacttcttccttgggtgGCGGAACTGGCACGTGAACTCCACCTCCCAACCGCGCTCCTTTGGATTCAGCCAGCCACAGTGTTCGACATATACTACTACTACTTCAACGGCTACAAAGATCTCATCAACGTCAATACTGCTGCTAATAGTGACCCTTCCTATGCAGTAGAAATACCAGGATTGCCGCTAGCGCTGAAGAGCCGCGACCTTCCTTCCTTCATTGTCGCTACGAATCCGTACAGAGGAGCTCTCCCATTGTTCGAAGAACAGTTTGAGAAGCTCGGACAAGAAAGCAGGCCAATCATACTTGTGAACACGTTCGATGCACTGGAACCAGAGGCGTTGAAAGCAATAGACAAGTACAACTTGATCGGAATCGGGCCTTTAATGCCATCGGCTTTCTTGGACGGCAAGGATCCGTCCGATAAATCATTCGGAGGCGATCTTTTCCAGAAGTCGAAGGACTCAGCTTACCTGGAATGGCTGAACTCAAAGCCAGACGATTCTGTCGTCTACGTCGCGTTTGGGAGCGTTGCCGTGCTGTCCAAGATTCAAATGGAGGAAATTGCAAAAGGGTTGTTGAATTTCGGACGTCCGTTTCTGTGGGTGATTAGAGAAAACGAAAAGAGTGGAGAAGGtaaggaagagaaagaagacgAGGAGCTGAGTTGCAGAGAGGAACTAGAAGAGCTTGGGATGATAGTCCCGTGGTGTAGTCAAGTGGAGGTTCTTTCAAATCCTTCATTGGGTTGTTTTGTGACACATTGTGGCTGGAATTCAAGCTTGGAGAGTTTGGTTTCTGGGGTACCAGTGGTAGCCTTTCCTCTGTGGACAGACCAAGGCACAAATGCCAAATTGATAGAGGACATGTGGAAAACAGGGGTGAGGGTAGCACTGAATGCGGAGGGCGTTGTTGTGGGTGAGGAGCTCAAGAGGTGTCTGGATTTGGTCATGAGAAGTGAAGAGTTGAGAAGCAATGCTAAGAAGTGGAAGGAGTTGGCGAGAGAGGCTGTGAGTGAAGGTGGATCTTCTGACAACAATCTCAAGGCATTTTTGGATGATATTGGAGGTGGCTGTTATCTAGCCTAA
- the LOC133711442 gene encoding uncharacterized protein LOC133711442 encodes MKFVGFPLYISILFHLHAPDSLHLGIHVTDFHSNTWEAVRSVSQMDDMQDSIGIGDTKLVLERPLNSDGAAAAKLVAQKSKGMPKISIAMTKLVDSAATEAIANLSLQLFKEFKSINESYVEERERSMELSKVVSAEKERNDSIQRQLELYTKRQKIQRIGSSDINGAQNSPEKQATRNTNSTKVVNRVVPAYRRAKVRGTVLQEIEDET; translated from the exons ATGAAATTTGTTGGATTTCCACTCTATATTTCAATCTTGTTCCACCTCCATGCCCCGGATTCTTTGCACCTCGGAATCCATGTCACCGATTTCCACTCCAATACATGGGAAGCTGTTCGGTCGGTTAGTCAGATGGATGATATGCAGGACAGCATTGGAATAGGAG ATACAAAGCTTGTTTTGGAGAGACCGTTAAACTCAGATGGTGCTGCAGCTGCGAAGTTAGTTGCTCAGAAGTCTAAAGGAATGCCTAAAATTTCCATTGCTATGACGAAGCTTGTGGACTCGGCTGCTACTGAGGCTATTGCAAATCTCTCTCTTCAGCTCTTCAAAGAGTTCAAAAGCATCAACGAGTCTTATGTAGAAGAACGTGAGCGGTCTATGGAATTGTCTAAAGTGGTATCGgcagaaaaggaaagaaacgaCAGCATCCAGAGGCAGCTCGAGCTGTATACTAAGAGGCAAAAGATACAAAGGATCGGTTCTTCGGACATTAATGGCGCACAAAACTCTCCAGAAAAACAAGCCACTCGAAATACAAACTCAACAAAAGTTGTCAATCGGGTCGTGCCTGCATATCGCAGGGCAAAAGTACGTGGTACTGTTCTGCAGGAAATCGAAGATGAAACTTAG
- the LOC133709981 gene encoding phloretin 4'-O-glucosyltransferase-like yields MTQHRFIMVTFPTQGHINPSLQLAKRLIHITGAHVTFVTALSAHLRIGDSISTPSGLTFAPFSDGYDQGFRSADSTQHFMSELKRRGEQAITDLVVSSANEGHPYTCILCTLLLPWVAELARELNLPTAVVWIQPATVFDIYYYYFNGYKDLININTAANSDPSYAVEMPGLPLALKSRDLPSFIVATNPYSGALSLFEEQFEKLGQESRPIILVNTFDALEPEALKAIDKYNLIGIGPLMPSAFLDGKDPSDKSFGGDLFPKSKDSTYLEWLNSKPDESVVYVSFGSISVLSKIQMEEIAKGLLDSGRPFLWVIRENEKSGEGKEEKEDEELSCREELEELGMIVPWCNQVEVLSNPSLGCFVTHCGWNSSLESLVCGVPVVAFPQWTDQGTNAKLIEDMWKTGMRVAPNEEGVVVGEELKRCLDLVMGSEELRSNALKWKDLAREAVSEGGSSDNNLKAFLDDIGGGCLPA; encoded by the coding sequence ATGACGCAACACCGCTTCATTATGGTAACATTTCCCACTCAAGGCCACATCAATCCTTCCCTGCAACTTGCCAAGCGTCTCATTCACATCACCGGTGCACATGTAACGTTTGTCACGGCCCTCTCCGCCCACCTCCGAATTGGTGATAGCATCAGTACTCCTAGTGGCTTGACTTTCGCCCCCTTTTCCGATGGATATGATCAAGGATTTAGGTCCGCGGATAGTACTCAGCATTTCATGTCTGAGCTAAAGCGTCGCGGAGAGCAAGCAATCACAGATCTTGTAGTGTCTAGTGCAAACGAGGGCCACCCTTACACTTGCATATTGTGCACCttacttcttccttgggtgGCGGAACTGGCACGTGAACTCAACCTCCCAACAGCGGTTGTTTGGATTCAGCCAGCCACAGTGTTCGACATATACTACTACTACTTCAACGGCTACAAAGATCTCATCAACATCAATACTGCTGCTAATAGTGACCCTTCCTATGCAGTAGAAATGCCAGGATTGCCGCTAGCGCTGAAGAGCCGCGACCTTCCTTCCTTCATTGTTGCTACGAATCCGTACAGCGGAGCTCTCTCATTGTTCGAAGAACAGTTTGAGAAGCTCGGACAAGAAAGCAGGCCAATTATACTTGTGAACACGTTCGATGCACTAGAACCAGAGGCGTTGAAAGCAATAGACAAGTACAACTTGATCGGAATCGGGCCTTTAATGCCATCGGCTTTCTTGGACGGCAAGGATCCGTCCGATAAATCATTCGGAGGCGATCTTTTCCCGAAGTCGAAGGACTCAACGTACCTGGAATGGCTGAACTCAAAGCCAGACGAGTCTGTCGTCTACGTCTCGTTTGGGAGCATTTCCGTGCTGTCCAAGATTCAAATGGAGGAAATTGCAAAAGGGTTGTTGGATTCCGGACGTCCGTTTCTGTGGGTGATTAGAGAAAACGAAAAGAGTGGAGAAGGtaaggaagagaaagaagacgAGGAGCTGAGTTGCAGAGAGGAACTAGAAGAGCTTGGGATGATAGTCCCATGGTGTAATCAAGTGGAGGTTCTTTCGAATCCTTCATTGGGTTGTTTTGTGACACATTGTGGCTGGAATTCAAGCTTGGAGAGTTTGGTTTGTGGGGTACCTGTGGTGGCATTTCCCCAGTGGACAGACCAAGGCACAAATGCCAAGTTGATAGAGGACATGTGGAAAACAGGGATGAGGGTAGCACCGAATGAGGAGGGTGTTGTTGTGGGTGAGGAGCTCAAGAGGTGTCTGGATTTGGTCATGGGAAGTGAAGAGTTGAGAAGCAATGCTTTGAAATGGAAGGACTTGGCAAGAGAGGCTGTTAGTGAAGGTGGATCTTCTGATAACAATCTCAAGGCATTTTTGGATGACATTGGAGGTGGCTGTTTGCCAGCCTAA